A region from the Fusibacter sp. A1 genome encodes:
- a CDS encoding 3D domain-containing protein: MKKRLPWQLPILIVCIMLSIGLGLKVVLMAHYTIEDGNVVYDVYTIHHRVDRILELSKVTIESYDKLSHGLGDKLKKNERIVIERAKQVTIQTGEHLQTVYTTGRRVADILMDANIVLTDLDRVRPGLKAPVAAGEVIYLDRVQKEHSEKVLETTAPILYKVSSELEAGTTKLVSDGSSGQRIVKINEYMENGQWFQSEIVGDSQISLPTSRVYQLGKENLFVTPTGAPYAVKAVYTMQATAYDLSFASCGKYPDHPLYGITRSGTHARPGVVAVDPKVVPLGSVLYVESLDYTRDYGFSSAEDTGGAIKGNRIDLFIGDNSSARRYGRRNVRVYVLDEKVEDHLIVGYGK, encoded by the coding sequence ATGAAAAAGCGGTTACCGTGGCAACTTCCGATACTGATTGTCTGTATCATGTTGTCAATCGGTCTTGGGTTAAAAGTAGTGCTGATGGCACATTATACGATTGAAGACGGCAATGTGGTCTATGATGTCTATACCATACATCACCGTGTGGATAGGATTCTAGAGCTTTCAAAGGTCACTATCGAGTCCTATGATAAATTATCACACGGACTAGGGGATAAGCTTAAAAAAAATGAACGGATTGTCATTGAACGGGCCAAGCAGGTTACCATCCAGACAGGAGAACATCTTCAGACCGTCTATACGACAGGCAGGCGGGTCGCCGATATCCTGATGGACGCGAATATCGTCTTGACAGACCTCGATAGGGTCAGACCCGGATTGAAGGCTCCAGTTGCAGCAGGTGAAGTCATCTATCTGGACCGTGTGCAAAAAGAGCACAGCGAAAAGGTGCTTGAAACGACAGCGCCCATCCTTTACAAAGTCAGCAGTGAACTGGAAGCTGGAACTACCAAACTGGTGAGCGACGGATCTAGCGGTCAAAGAATCGTCAAGATCAACGAGTATATGGAAAACGGGCAGTGGTTCCAATCCGAAATCGTCGGCGACTCACAGATCAGTCTACCGACTTCTAGAGTCTATCAGTTGGGGAAAGAAAATCTATTTGTCACACCTACGGGAGCGCCATATGCCGTGAAGGCGGTTTATACGATGCAGGCGACAGCATATGACCTGTCGTTCGCAAGTTGTGGGAAATATCCCGACCATCCGCTTTATGGAATCACAAGATCGGGAACGCATGCAAGACCCGGCGTAGTGGCTGTGGATCCCAAGGTAGTGCCGCTTGGAAGCGTGCTCTATGTCGAGTCGCTCGATTACACAAGAGATTATGGATTTTCATCCGCAGAGGATACAGGCGGAGCCATCAAGGGAAATCGCATCGATTTGTTTATTGGAGACAACTCATCAGCAAGACGCTATGGAAGACGAAATGTCAGAGTCTATGTACTCGATGAAAAGGTAGAGGATCATTTAATTGTCGGTTATGGAAAATAA